A region of the Agromyces sp. CF514 genome:
AGTCGGTGAACCGGTTCCTCGCGATGCTCCAGTTCTCGGAGGCCGACCTCCAGCAGAAGATCGGCACCCTCTCGGGCGGCCAGCGTGCCCGGGTCGCGATCGCCCAGTGCCTGCTCTCGGGCGCGGCCGTGATCGTGCTCGACGAGCCCACGAACCACCTCGACATCACCTCGACGCAGGTCATGGAGCGGGCCCTCACGCACTTCCCGGGCGCCGTCGTCGTCGTGAGCCACGACCGCTTCTTCGTCGACAAGCTCGCCGACCGGCTGCTCGTCTTCGAGGGCGGCGGGCGCGTGCGCGAGACGCCGGCCACCGGGGCGCTCTAGGCGCGGGCCGTTCCTCGAAAACCCGCGATGGCGCTGGGTGAGAGCGCTCCACTACGGTGGTCAGCATCGACACGAGACCGTCCGCGCTCCTCGGCCGTGCCGGCGAGCGTGAGCGCCTCGCCGAGCTGGTCGGTTCGGCGCGCAACGGGCGCGGTTCGGCGCTGCTGATCCGCGGCGAGCCGGGCATCGGCAAGACGGCACTGCTCGACGAGGCCACGCGCGAGGTCGTCGGCGCGCGGGTGGTGCGCGCCCACGGCTTCGAGGCCGAGCAGGCGATGCCCTACGCGGCGCTGCAGCGGCTCGGCGCCCCGTTCACCGAGCTCGTCGAGTCGCTTCCGGAACGGCAGGCGGCGGCACTGCGCATCGCGGCGGGCGTCGACGACGGCCCGCCGCCCGACCGCTATCTCGTGGGGCTCGGCATGCTCTCGCTGCTCGCGGCGGCGGCCGAGCGGCAGCCGCTCGTGTGCGTGATCGACGACGCGCACCTCGTCGACGTCGAGTCGCTCGAGGTGCTCGCGTTCGTGGGTCGTCGGCTCGAGGCCGAGTCCGTCGCACTGATGCTCGCGACGCGGCCCGACGCCCGGGTCGATGTCACGGCGGCCGGGGTCGCCGTGCTCGAGCTCGGCGGGCTCGACGGGCCCACGTCGGTGCAGCTGCTGAACCGGGCGGCCGACGAACCGGTCGACCCGTACCTCGCGACGCGGTTCGCCGAGGAGACCGGCGGCAACCCGCTCGCGCTCATCGACCTCGGCCGGGAGTTCACCGCCCAGCAGCTCACCGATTCCTCGCTCGCGCTCGGGCCGGTGCCGATCGGCCTGCGCCTCGAGTCCACGTACCTGCGCAGGGTCGAGGCGCTGCCCGACCCGACCCGGCGCTGGCTCGGCATCGCGGCGGCCGAGTCCACGGGGCGCCCCGAACTCATCGACGAGGCGGCCGCGCGGCTCGGGGCGGGGGCGGATGCCGCGGGCCCGGCCGAGCTCGCCGGGCTCGTGTCGGTGCGTGAACGCGTGCGGTTCCGGCATCCGCTCGTTCGCGCGGCGGTCTACAACGCCATGCCCGCCGCGGAGCGACGCGAGGTGCACGCGATGCTGCGCGAGGTGGCCGACGCGCACGGGCGGCCCGATCTCGCGGTCTGGCATGCGGCTGCGGCCGCGGCGGGCGTCGACGACGCGGTCGCCGACCGCATGGAACTGGCGGCGGATGCCGCGGGCGGCCGCGGCGGCACCGCCTCACGAGCGCGCCTGCTCGCCGGGGCCGCCGACCTCACGACGCCCGGCCCCCTGCGCGACGCCCGGCTCATCGCGGCGGCCGAGGCCGCGGCGGCGGCCGGTGCCGCGCAGCTCGCGCTCGAGCTGCTCGATCGCATCGACCCGGCGACCGCCGACCCGGTCACCGAGGGCCGCCTGCTCCTGCTGCGTGCGATGCTCGCGCTGTTCGTGGCCGACGCCGAGGGGGTGCTCGGCGGCACGGCGAACCTGCTGCGCGCCGCCGAGCTGTTCCACGGACTCGCGCCCGAGCTCGAGCAGCGTGCCCTCGTGCGGGCGTTCGAGGTCGAGCTGACGGCCGAGTGGGCGGTCGCGGGTGCGACGCTGCCCGAGCTCGGAGAGCGGCTCGCGGCCGGCGCCGACGTCGCCGACGGGCCGAGGTCGATCGCGTTGCGCGGCCTCGCGGCGCACATCCTGCTGCCCTACGAGCAGGCGGTGCCGCCCATGCGCGCGGCCGTCGAGATGCTCGTGGCCTCCGACGACGCGCAACTGCTCGACCTCGGGTACTTCGGCATCGCGTTGACGATGGGCCTCTGGGACGAGCAGGCCTGCATCGACCTGCTCGAGCGCACCGCGTCCGCGGCTCGCGACACCGGCAACCTGCGCGTGCTCGACACGACCCTGTGGCTGCTCGGCGAGGTGGAGCTCGTGCGCGGCGACCCCGCGGCATCCGCTCGCTACGTCGAGGAGGTGCGCGAGCTCCGTCGCGCCATCGGCTACGACGCCGAGCAGGTCGTGAACGCCGCGGTGCTCGCCTGGGCCGGCGCGCCGGTCGAGGTCGTCGAGCAGGTGGCGCAGGGCACACTCGCCAGCGGGTTCGTCGGGGCGCACACGATCGCGATGACGGGCCTCAGCACGCGCGATCTCGCCGACGGACGACCGGATGCCGCGTACGCCCGCCTCGCGCCCATGGTCGCGCGGGACTTCCTGCAGGTGACGTACCAGCAGCTTCCCGAGCTCGTCGAGGCGGGCGCGCGCAGTGGTCGCGGCGACGAGCCCGCCGTGCGCGACGCCGCGGCCCGGCTGGCGCGGTTCGCCGAGGTGAGCGGCACGCCGTGGATCAGGGGCGTGTCGGCACGGGCCGCTGCGCTCCTCGCGGCCGACGCCGACGCCGACGCGCTCTACCGCGAGGCGATCGGGTATCTCGCCGCGACCGGCTCTCGCGGCGAGCTCGGGCGCGCCCACCTCGTCTACGGCGAGTGGCTGCGACGCGTGAAGCGCCGTCGTGATGCGCGCGAGCAGCTGCGCGTCGCGCTCGCGATCTTCGAACGGGTCGCGGCGCCCGCGTTCGCCGCACGCGCCCGTCGCGAGCTCGAGGCGACCGGCGAGCACGTCGTCGCCCACGTGCCGGGGGAGTCCACGGCCGACGCCCTCACCCCGCAGGAGGCGACGGTCGCCCGACTCGCCTCGGCGGGCCGCACGAACGCCGAGATCGGCGCCGAGCTGTTCATCAGCGCGAACACGGTCGACTACCACCTGCGCAAGGTGTTCCGGAAGCTCGGCATCACGTCGCGCCGCCAACTCGCGGAGCGGTATCCCGCGGGCTGATCGAAGGCCTCGCGATGCCGCTGCGCGCCTCCTCGGCCGGCGGGTCCGCGCGTGACGACTCATGACTACGCGCACCACGTGGTTCGGTGCCGTGCCGCCGCGCGCCAGCATCGAGGCATCCGCGAGTCGCACCCGCGAGTCGCCAGCAGGATGGAGGCGCCATGCCCTACGTCACCGCCGATGACGGCGCGCAGATCTTCTACAAGGACTGGGGATCCGGCGGCACGCCCGTGCTGCTGAGTCACGGTTGGCCCCTCAACGCCGACGCGTGGGAGGCCGCCGCGCTGTTCCTCGCTGAGCACGGGCACCGCGCGATCGCGCACGACCGGCGCGGCCACGGGCGCTCGAGCCAGACGTGGAACGGCAACGAGATGGACACCTACGCCGACGACCTTGCCTGCCTCATCGACGCCCTCGACCTCACCGACCTCACGCTCGTCGGGCACTCGACCGGCGGCGGCGAGATCGCGCACTACGTCGGCCGGCACGGGTCGGCCCGCGTGGCGAAGCTCGTGTTCGTCTCGGCGGTGCCGCCGCTCATGCTGGCC
Encoded here:
- a CDS encoding AAA family ATPase, with translation MVSIDTRPSALLGRAGERERLAELVGSARNGRGSALLIRGEPGIGKTALLDEATREVVGARVVRAHGFEAEQAMPYAALQRLGAPFTELVESLPERQAAALRIAAGVDDGPPPDRYLVGLGMLSLLAAAAERQPLVCVIDDAHLVDVESLEVLAFVGRRLEAESVALMLATRPDARVDVTAAGVAVLELGGLDGPTSVQLLNRAADEPVDPYLATRFAEETGGNPLALIDLGREFTAQQLTDSSLALGPVPIGLRLESTYLRRVEALPDPTRRWLGIAAAESTGRPELIDEAAARLGAGADAAGPAELAGLVSVRERVRFRHPLVRAAVYNAMPAAERREVHAMLREVADAHGRPDLAVWHAAAAAAGVDDAVADRMELAADAAGGRGGTASRARLLAGAADLTTPGPLRDARLIAAAEAAAAAGAAQLALELLDRIDPATADPVTEGRLLLLRAMLALFVADAEGVLGGTANLLRAAELFHGLAPELEQRALVRAFEVELTAEWAVAGATLPELGERLAAGADVADGPRSIALRGLAAHILLPYEQAVPPMRAAVEMLVASDDAQLLDLGYFGIALTMGLWDEQACIDLLERTASAARDTGNLRVLDTTLWLLGEVELVRGDPAASARYVEEVRELRRAIGYDAEQVVNAAVLAWAGAPVEVVEQVAQGTLASGFVGAHTIAMTGLSTRDLADGRPDAAYARLAPMVARDFLQVTYQQLPELVEAGARSGRGDEPAVRDAAARLARFAEVSGTPWIRGVSARAAALLAADADADALYREAIGYLAATGSRGELGRAHLVYGEWLRRVKRRRDAREQLRVALAIFERVAAPAFAARARRELEATGEHVVAHVPGESTADALTPQEATVARLASAGRTNAEIGAELFISANTVDYHLRKVFRKLGITSRRQLAERYPAG